ACAACCTCGCTCCCTGCCCTGCGAGCCGCGCAGCAGTCACGGTCTCCAGGATCCCTTGTTCCAGTGAGTATCCGGGCAACCAACCTAGGTACTCACGTGCTTTTCGGTTGTCAAGACAACTGTGCCGAATGTCCCCTTCTCTTGGAGGTGTAAGAATGGGTTCCGGGGCCTGCTTCACAAGCTCACAAAGGAGGGTATAAAGCGTACGCAGACTGGTTTCAACACCGCTGCTTATGTTTACAACGAGGTACTCCGATGTGCCCGACTTATCAAGGTAGTCGATCGCTTTCAGGGTAGCATCAGCGACATCCTTCACGTAAATGAAGTCACGCGTCTGCCCACCATCTCCGAAGAAGACCGGTGGATGACCTCGCAAGATTGCCTCAACAAAGTTGGCCACGACTCCGCCGTCGCCAGCCGCCTTTTGGCGTGGACCAAATACGTTTGAATACCGCATCACGACAGCTTTCAATCCATGCAAGAAACAGTACGCTCGGATATACCCTTCGGCCGCTACCTTAGCTATTCCGTAGGGGCTTAAGGGGCTGAACGGAGCGTCCTCCGTAACAGGGAGTGAACTAGGTATTCCATAAACGGCTGCTGAGGAGGAAAAGACAAAGTTCGGCACCTGGTGTTCCCGCGCCGCTTCAAGAACACGCAGTGTACCACCTACGTTTACATCCGCATCCAACACGGGATCTCTGACCGATACCGCCACGCTCACCTGGGCGGCTAGATGTACAATGGTATCGGGCTTTACTTTCCCAACCAATGAAGTAAACTCAGGGGTCAGGATATCGATATTATGGAACTCTGCACCTGGAGGTACGTGCTCACGAACACCGGTAGTCAGATTGTCCACCACAACGACCCGAAGGCCTTCAGCTAGAAACCGCTCAACTACATGTGAACCAACGAACCCAGCTCCGCCTGTAATAAGAACAGTCCTCATCACACACCCCATACCGAGACCATACTTGACAATCACGGTACACGCCCCGAACGGTCCAACACCAGTCGCTCGGCTCTCATCCGCTGTGGCGTTGGGCTAGCCTCAACTCCAGTTGCACTTTCCCTAGAAATGACGGCTTGTAGCGTCAACAACAGGATCTTAAGGTCGAGCCAAATCGAATAGTGGCGTATATAATACAGATCGAATCGCAGCTTGTCCTGCGCGCTCGTATAGTACCTGCCCATTACTTGCGCTAGCCCCGTAATCCCGGGAGGAGTCAGGTGGCGCAGATCATAATCTGGCAGTTCACGGCAAAATTGATCTACGAAATAGGGACGTTCTGGTCGCGGACCTACCAAACTCATCTCGCCCCGCACGACGTTGATCAGTTGAGGTAGCTCATCCAAACGAGTTGCCCGCAAGAATTCCCCGATCGGAGTGATCCGAGGATCGTTGGCCGTAGCCAGAACTGGTCCCGTTCGC
The nucleotide sequence above comes from Symbiobacterium thermophilum IAM 14863. Encoded proteins:
- a CDS encoding NAD-dependent epimerase/dehydratase family protein → MIVKYGLGMGCVMRTVLITGGAGFVGSHVVERFLAEGLRVVVVDNLTTGVREHVPPGAEFHNIDILTPEFTSLVGKVKPDTIVHLAAQVSVAVSVRDPVLDADVNVGGTLRVLEAAREHQVPNFVFSSSAAVYGIPSSLPVTEDAPFSPLSPYGIAKVAAEGYIRAYCFLHGLKAVVMRYSNVFGPRQKAAGDGGVVANFVEAILRGHPPVFFGDGGQTRDFIYVKDVADATLKAIDYLDKSGTSEYLVVNISSGVETSLRTLYTLLCELVKQAPEPILTPPREGDIRHSCLDNRKAREYLGWLPGYSLEQGILETVTAARLAGQGARL